A region from the Salidesulfovibrio onnuriiensis genome encodes:
- a CDS encoding chemotaxis protein CheA, which produces MGQDFLDPEILSDFFIEAKEHLETIEPNLLELEKSPENLGLLNEIFRPMHSLKGASGFLGLNKINGLAHKAENILDELRQGAIKVTPAIMDLILSATDALRTMVDNLESSGVEGEVDTSPIIVLIEAVLAGEDIGGEPGEAPAEAAEPEAVQEFPEDSGDVLTPEIVDVEYETEIVGQEAMPEAFESTNEVTEAGGHIMTDFNPVPNPDFDSTPYALTTVGEGHLSDFLEEAQEIIDDLNRSLLALEGDATGNDELINDTFRYFHNLKGNSGIIGFKELNGLTHEAETLLNKVRKGVMPSSQGLVDLLLAVVDLIEDLVDKVDVASGKVTPVDTSVFEQVLQQVTDTEDISYARAVVGDKGEEGTPETADAEAPAPEAAPATAQAPAVEVAGEYDPEDVALFDQTITQQIDNAEYALKELRNDPAKADIVDGLYRTLQTIQNSAGYMGLDEIKTYAERTSGLVDQGRKSDMDFSLMVDILDQEFSILKDMLLKALSAIKGGGEEAPAPAPAPKAEAPAPAPKPAPAPAPKPAPAPKATEPAQAPEPAPKPAAPKPSPAPAPASNTMQNAKAAVAKTAAGNEAAAPAKQKTSTTIRVDHHKLDHLMNVIGELIINRNRYAILARALEEGQEEVHVIAQQLTETTYAMARISDDLQDTIMKVRMVPVQTVFSRFPRLVRDLSRKSGKQVELIMEGEETELDKSVVEEIGDPLVHLVRNAVDHGLEDENERIAAGKSPKGHVWLRAYHKGNSVAIEVEDDGKGIDPDKMRATAVRKGVISQEEANALDDREAIELIFAPGFSSAEKVTDISGRGVGMDVVKTNIKNLKGSVHTTSEVGKGTKFTLTLPLTLAIIDALMIQVAGETFAIPLDAVSETTKIEVSKLSDVNNRKAVTLRGEVLGILELSELLELPSNEDHREILPVVVIHDNDRRLGLVVDRLLERQEIVIKPLGQYLNNFSLRGLSGATIMGDGSVVLILDPHEIYSLSTTLQKPRVSSGQKAMGTSTSKALPE; this is translated from the coding sequence ATGGGTCAGGACTTTTTGGATCCTGAAATATTATCGGATTTCTTTATCGAGGCCAAAGAGCATTTGGAGACCATTGAGCCCAACTTGCTCGAACTGGAGAAGAGCCCCGAGAATCTCGGCCTGCTTAACGAGATTTTCAGACCCATGCATTCCCTCAAGGGGGCATCGGGCTTTCTGGGTTTGAACAAGATCAACGGGCTCGCGCACAAGGCCGAAAATATACTTGATGAGCTCCGGCAGGGCGCCATAAAGGTGACCCCGGCCATCATGGACCTGATCCTGTCCGCGACGGATGCGCTCAGGACCATGGTGGACAATCTGGAATCAAGCGGTGTTGAAGGCGAGGTGGATACTTCTCCGATCATTGTTTTGATCGAAGCGGTTCTCGCCGGCGAGGACATCGGTGGTGAGCCCGGGGAGGCTCCTGCCGAGGCTGCCGAGCCCGAAGCCGTTCAGGAATTTCCCGAGGATTCCGGGGACGTGTTGACGCCGGAGATCGTCGATGTTGAGTATGAAACCGAGATTGTCGGGCAGGAAGCCATGCCCGAAGCGTTTGAATCTACCAATGAGGTTACGGAAGCGGGGGGGCATATTATGACTGATTTCAATCCGGTACCCAACCCTGATTTTGATTCCACGCCCTATGCGTTGACCACGGTGGGCGAGGGGCATTTGTCGGATTTCCTGGAAGAAGCACAGGAGATCATCGATGATCTGAACCGTTCCCTGCTCGCCCTGGAAGGGGACGCAACGGGCAACGACGAACTCATCAACGACACCTTCCGCTATTTCCACAATCTCAAGGGGAACAGCGGTATCATCGGTTTCAAGGAGCTCAACGGCCTGACTCACGAGGCCGAAACCCTGCTGAACAAGGTTCGCAAGGGCGTCATGCCTTCCAGCCAGGGGCTGGTGGACCTGCTTTTGGCCGTGGTGGACCTGATTGAAGACCTGGTGGACAAGGTCGATGTCGCGTCCGGCAAGGTCACCCCTGTGGACACCAGCGTGTTCGAGCAGGTGCTGCAGCAGGTGACCGACACCGAGGACATTTCCTATGCCCGCGCCGTGGTGGGGGACAAGGGGGAAGAGGGAACGCCGGAAACGGCAGATGCCGAAGCTCCCGCTCCGGAAGCTGCTCCGGCCACTGCACAGGCCCCGGCTGTCGAGGTTGCAGGAGAGTACGATCCCGAGGACGTGGCCCTGTTCGACCAGACCATCACCCAGCAGATCGACAATGCGGAATACGCCCTCAAGGAATTGCGCAACGACCCCGCCAAGGCGGATATCGTGGACGGGCTGTACCGTACGCTCCAGACCATCCAGAATTCCGCGGGTTACATGGGCCTGGACGAAATCAAGACCTATGCGGAACGCACTTCGGGTCTTGTGGATCAGGGCCGCAAGTCGGATATGGATTTCAGTTTGATGGTCGATATCCTGGACCAGGAATTTTCCATTTTGAAGGATATGCTGCTGAAGGCGTTGTCGGCCATCAAGGGCGGCGGCGAAGAAGCCCCGGCCCCGGCCCCCGCGCCCAAGGCCGAAGCCCCTGCGCCCGCTCCCAAGCCCGCACCGGCTCCAGCACCCAAACCGGCCCCGGCTCCCAAGGCCACCGAGCCCGCTCAGGCCCCCGAGCCCGCGCCGAAACCCGCTGCCCCGAAGCCCAGCCCGGCTCCGGCGCCAGCCAGTAACACTATGCAGAATGCCAAAGCAGCCGTAGCCAAGACGGCAGCCGGTAACGAGGCCGCCGCGCCCGCCAAGCAGAAGACGTCCACCACCATCCGCGTGGACCACCACAAGCTCGACCATCTCATGAATGTCATCGGCGAGCTCATCATCAACCGCAACCGCTACGCCATCCTGGCCCGCGCCCTTGAGGAAGGTCAGGAAGAGGTGCATGTGATTGCCCAGCAGCTCACGGAGACCACCTACGCCATGGCGCGTATTTCCGACGACCTTCAGGATACCATCATGAAGGTGCGCATGGTCCCCGTGCAGACCGTCTTCTCCCGCTTCCCCCGTTTGGTGCGCGACCTGAGCCGCAAGAGCGGCAAGCAGGTGGAACTGATCATGGAAGGCGAAGAGACCGAACTGGACAAGAGCGTTGTGGAAGAGATCGGTGATCCGCTGGTTCACCTGGTCCGCAACGCCGTGGACCACGGCCTGGAAGATGAAAACGAGCGCATTGCCGCGGGCAAGAGCCCCAAGGGCCATGTCTGGCTGCGCGCCTACCACAAGGGCAACTCGGTCGCCATCGAGGTCGAGGATGACGGCAAGGGCATCGACCCGGACAAGATGCGCGCCACCGCGGTCCGCAAGGGCGTCATCTCCCAGGAGGAGGCCAATGCCCTGGATGACCGCGAGGCCATCGAGCTGATCTTCGCCCCGGGCTTCTCCTCCGCCGAAAAGGTGACGGACATCTCCGGCCGTGGCGTGGGCATGGATGTGGTCAAGACCAACATCAAGAATCTCAAGGGCAGCGTGCACACCACCTCCGAGGTGGGCAAGGGCACCAAGTTCACCCTGACCCTGCCGCTGACCCTGGCCATCATCGACGCGCTCATGATCCAGGTGGCGGGAGAAACCTTCGCCATCCCGCTGGATGCGGTTTCCGAGACCACCAAGATCGAGGTCAGCAAGCTTTCGGATGTCAACAACCGCAAGGCTGTGACCTTGCGCGGCGAAGTTCTGGGTATCCTGGAGCTTTCCGAGCTGCTGGAACTGCCTTCCAATGAGGACCACCGGGAGATCTTGCCGGTCGTCGTCATTCACGACAATGACCGCAGGCTCGGCCTGGTGGTGGACAGGCTTCTGGAACGCCAGGAAATCGTCATTAAGCCGCTCGGCCAGTACCTGAACAACTTCAGCCTCAGAGGGCTGTCCGGCGCCACCATCATGGGCGACGGTTCCGTGGTGCTGATTCTTGATCCCCACGAGATCTATAGCCTTTCCACGACCTTGCAGAAGCCGCGTGTCAGCAGCGGTCAGAAGGCCATGGGCACCAGCACCAGCAAGGCCCTGCCCGAGTAG